The DNA region CCGGTTGTCCTCATTTTGGAGGACACGTATCGTGACTGCTACGAGCCGCACCGGATCGGTGTTCCTCACCCCCGCAAGGCTCGTGAGCATCGTCGCTCCGGTTCTCGCGACGGTCCCCGGCGCGAGCTGGAGCTCGAGCGGCCTGGCACCGTCGATGGTGGCAGTCGTGTGTGCGGGGCCACCCCGCACGACCTCTTCTGGGCTGTCGACTGGAGAGTGGTACGACTGACCCACGCCGGTGCACGGTCCGTGGGTCGGGGGTGACCCGAACTCTCCCGACCACGGACCGGGTCGCATCCGGCGGACGGGCGCTCTCCTGGTCGGCACCCTGCACCGGGCATGATGGAAGGAACGTCGGCGCCGCCAGTGTCGCTGCAGCCCATCGGGCGGCGTGACACACCAGTATCAGAGAGCCGAGATGCCGACCACTCGCTTCACCGTGACAGCCACCTCGTGGATCACCCCCTCGCTTCGCCGAGTCAGCCTGCGCACCGACGACCTCTCCGGCTTCACCGGCAGCGTCTTCACCGATCGCTACGTGAAGCTCGTGTTCCCGAAGCCCGGAGTCGAGTATCCCGACCAGATCGACGTGCGCGAGCTCCGCGGAACCATGGCACCTGAAGACCTCCCCGTGGTTCGCACGTACACGGCATTGCACCCGGATGTCGCATCCGGCACCCTCGACATCGATTTCGTGGTGCACGGCGACGATGGCACTGCCGGGCCGTGGGCCGCAGCGGCCGAGATCGGCGACACACTGCTCGCGAACGGTCCCGGCGGAGCGTACCGGCCAGACCCTGAAGCCGACTGGCACCTCCTCGTCGGCGACGAATCGGCAGTGCCCGCCATGACGGCTGCGCTCGAGGTCTTGCCGACCGATGCCGTGGCGCACGTCATCGTGCTGATCGAATCTGAGGAGTACGAGCCGCACCTGCCCGCGCCGGCCGGTGCCGCCATCACCTTCGTGCACAGGAACGGCGGAACCGGGGACGGACTGCTGACAGCCGCCGTGCGCGCCCTCGAGTGGCCTGGAGGTCGCGTTCACGCGTTCGTGCACGGCGAGGCGCAGGAGGTCATGCGCGGGGTGCGCCCCTACCTGCGTAGCGAGCGCGGCCTGCAACGCGACCAGCTCTCGATCTCGGGGTACTGGCGTCGTGGCGAAAGCGAGGAGGGCTTCAGGGAGTGGAAGTCGGAGTTCGCGCGCGCCGAGGACGACTGAGGACGACAGCGCGGATTGACGTGGTGATTCATCCGGGCGTAATATTCCATCTGGAATAATCGATCTGGAAGAACCCGGCATGGCTGAACTCACCCCGCTCGGCATCGCGGCACTCGCGCTGCTCGCCGAGCGACCCATGCATCCCTACGAGATGTACCAGACGCTCGTCCATCGCCGGGAAGACCGCAACGTCAAGGTGAGGCCCGGCTCGCTGTACCACGCCGTCGACAGACTCGCCCGTGCGGGACTGGTCGACGCGGTCGGGGTGGACCGCGAGGGCAATCGGCCCGAACGGACGAGTTACGCCATCACGGATGCCGGACGACATGCGCTCGACGACCGCGTCGCCGCGATGCTCGCCACGCCGGCCGAGGAGTACCCGGAGTTCCGCCACGCGGTGGCCCAGGCCCACAACCTCCCCGTCGACGAGGTGCTCGCCCTCCTCCGTTCCCGCCGCACAGCCCTCCACGACGACCTGGACGCCCTGGGTCTCGCCACGGCGTCCATCGACTCGAAACGGATCCCCGAGAGGTTCTGGCTGGACGTCCACTACCAATCGACCATGCTGCGTGCCGAGCTCGAGTGGCTCGACACGACCATCGAACGCATCGCGAACGGCCAGATCTCCTGGACCGAAGCGATCCCGCACAATCTCACAGAAAAGAACCATTGATGGAGAACGTCACCAAGCCATGGCCCGCCCTCTGGGCACTCGTCATCGGCTTCTTCATGATCCTGGTCGACTCGACCATCGTCTCGATCGCCAACCCGAGCATCCTGCGCGACCTGAACACGGACATCACCGCCGTGCTGTGGGTGACGAGCGCGTATCTGCTCGCCTACGCCGTGCCGCTGCTCATCACAGGACGTCTGGGTGACCGCTTCGGTCCGAAGCGGATCTACCTGATCGGTCTGGTGGTCTTCACGGCCGCTTCGCTGTGGTGCGGGCTCTCCGGAACGATCGAGATGCTCATCGCGGCACGCGTGCTACAGGGGCTCGGCGCCGCTCTGATGACACCTCAGACCATGGCCGTGATCACGCGCATCTTCGCTCCCGACAAGCGCGGCACCGCCATGGGCCTCTGGGGCGCGGTCGCAGGCATCGCGACTCTCGTCGGCCCGATCCTGGGTGGAGTGCTCGTCGACTCGCTGGGCTGGGAGTGGATCTTCTTCGTCAACGTGCCGGTCGGCGTCGTCGCCTTCGTGCTGGCCTGGCGTCTCGTTCCCAACCTCACGACCCACTCGCACAGCTTCGACTGGCTGGGCGTGGCTCTCAGCGGCATCGGCATGTTCCTCGTGATCTTCGGCATCCAGGAGGGTGAGACCTACGAGTGGGGAACCATCACCGGGCCCATCACCGTCTGGAGCCTCATCATCGCGGGCGTCGCGTTCCTCGTGGCGTTCGTGGTCTGGCAGCGCTTCAACACGAAGGAGCCGCTCCTTCCCCTGGATCTGTTCACCGACCGCAACTTCGCGCTCTCGAACACCGCCATCACCCTCGTCGGTCTCTCGATCGTCGCCATGCCCCTCCCCCTCGCGTTCTACTACCAGGTCGCCCGCGGCCTCGAGCCGACTCAGGCCGCTCTGATGCTGGTGCCCATGGCCGTGGTCTCCGGAGTGATGGCTCCGTTCATCGGCCGCCTCACCGACCGCATCGATCCGAAGTGGATCGCGTTCACCGGCTTCACGATCGTCGCGCTCGCGCTGGCCTGGATGGCTCTGATCATGACGCCCGACATCGAGCTCTGGATCCTGCTGATCCCGAACGCGTTCCTCGGGCTCGGGTTGTCGGGCATCTGGGCCCCGCTGGCGTCGACCGCCACCCGCAACCTGCCGCCACGGCAGGCCGGTGCCGGATCGGGCGTCTACAACATGACCCGTCAGGTCGGATCGGTGTTCGGCTCCGCCGCCATCGCGGCCATCCTGAACGCTCGCCTCGCCGCGAACCTTCCCGGCTTCGACACGGGAGCCGCCGAGCAGTCGAGCGGTGGTGGGCAGGCGCTGCCCGCGCAGATCGCCGACGGCTTCACGACCGCGATGTCGCAGTCACTGTGGCTGCCGATCGTCGGATTCGCCGTCGGAGCGATCGTCGTGCTGTTCTTCGCCAAGCCGAAGCAGACCATCGCGTGGGACAGGCCGCGCACGGGCTCGGTTCCGGCTACCGAGGCCGCCCCCGCCGGCATCGCCGAATAGCCACCGGCCAGACCGGGAGGGGCGGTCCGCGGGCATCCGCCGCGTACCGCCCTTCTTCTCGCTCGAGCTCTCGCTAGGTGCGTGTCAGGCTGCCACCGGCACGTACCCGGGAGACCGCATCCACTGTTGCTGCGAGGATCAGAACCCCGCCGGTGACGACGTAGTTGACTCCCGCCGGGAGGTTGAGCAGACCGAGGCCGTTCGTGATGACCGCGATCACAAGAGCGCCGATGGCGGCGTGGATCAGGCGGCCGCGCCCTCCGAAGAGCGAGACGCCGCCGACGACCGCCGCCGCCACGCCGGAGAGAACGATGTCTCGTCCGGCCGCTGCATCGACCGATCCGACCTTGGACACACTGAACAGGCCGGCGACGACAGCGAGAGTGGAGCAGATGATGAATGCCGACCAGCGGATCATCACGACCTTGATGCCGGCGCGGCGCGCGGCTTCGGCATTGCCGCCGATGGCGTAGATGTACCGGCCGAATCGTGTCCTGTCGAGCACGAAGGTGCCCAGCCACAGGATGGCCAGCACGAACGGCACGACGATCGGGACACCCTGCACGACCCCCACCGACTGCCCACGGTTCTGGTTCAGCAGCCAGACGACATAGCCGCCCACGGCCAGGATGACTCCGAGCTTGATCCAGACCAGGGCTATGGCCCGGTTGGGAACACCCGCACGCCTGCGACGGGCGCGGTCCCAGAACGACGTGCCGCCCGAGACTCCCAGCACGACCGCGAGCATCACCCAGCCCGCCCACACCGGCATGTTCGAGTTCTGGATGGCGAGGATCTCGGGTGTCTGGATCCGATAGAGGCCGCCGGAGCCGATGATGATCAGCTCGAGTCCCTGCAGCCCGAGGAACAGGCCAAGGGTCACGACGAATGACGGGATGCCGACGCGTGCCACGAAGAATCCGATGAACGTGCCGATCAACACGCCGGTGGCGAGCGAGATGAGCAGCGCCAGCATCCAGTTGATGTGCACGGTGTTCACGAGCACCACGAAGATGCACATCGTGAGACCGCTCGTGACGCCGGCCGAGAGGTCGATCTCACCGAGCAGGATGACGAAGACGAGCGCCATTCCGAGCATCACCAGCGTCGCTGCCTGGGTGAGGAGATTGGCGAAGTTGCGCTCGGTGAGGAAGTAGGGGCTGAGGAAGGTGAACAGCACCATGAGCACGACGAAGCCGGACAGCGCAGGCAGCGCTCCCATCTCTCCGTTGCGCACACGGCTGACCCATGCCCGCACCTGATCGCGGACACCGCCTTCCTGTCCGCTGCCGATCAAGTCGCCCGAGAGCGGATCCGGAGAGGCGTTCGTCGTGCTGATCGTGTCGGTCATGCGTTTGCTCCCGGGTATGTTCTGCTGCCTGTGATGTACCCGACGACGTCGTCGTAGTTCGTCTCGTTCGCTGGCACCTCGGCGACCATCTGGCCGAGGAAGAGAACGTTGATGTAGTCGGCGACCTTGAAGACGTCGGCGAGGTTGTGGCTGATGATGATGACGGCGACGCCCTGCTCGGCGAGCCGCGTGACCAACTGCAGCACCTGCTCGGTCTGCGCGACGCCGAGGGCGGCTGTCGGCTCGTCGAGGATGACGACCTTCGCCTTCTTCAACACGGCGCGTGCGATCGCCACGGTCTGACGCTGACCCCCGGAGAGGCTGGACACCTTCTGCCGCACGGACTTCACAGTGCGCACCGAGAGCGAGCGCAGGGTGTCCGACGCATCCTTCTCCATGCGCCCCTCGTCGAAGGTGCCGAAGCGGGTCTCTTCGCGGCCGAGGAACATGTTCTGCACGATGTCGAGATTGTCGGCGAGTGCCAGGTCCTGGTAGACGACCTCGATGCCCAGATGTGCCGCTTCCCGAGGATTGTGCAGGGTGACGGGTTCCCCGTTGAATCGCACCACGCCGTCGTCGTAGGGCTGCACCCCTGCCAGGCCCTTGATGAGTGTCGACTTGCCTGCGCCGTTGTCGCCGACCAGTGCTGTGACCTTGCCCGGGTATGCCTTGAGGTTCACACCCTTGAGCACGCTGACCGGACCGAAGCCCTTCTTGACGTCCGTCAACTCGATGATTGGCACATCCATGCCGGGTTCCTTTCGTACCGCCGGGGACGCAGCGTTCCGGCACCGGTGGGGCACTGCGAGCGGGCGAGCGGAGAACGTCTGCCTTCCACGCCACGGCCCTCGTGCGAAACGGAGACGGCCTCGCGCACCACCGGTGTCGGTGGTGCGCGAGGCCCGGGGTGCTACTTCACACCGTGCTCGTCGCACGCTGCCTTGACATCCGCGGTGCAGATGTCGGCCGCGCTGGCGTCGCCGGCCGTCACGACACTCTGGACCTCATCCGGTCCGACCAGGATCGGAGTCACGGCGATGTAGGGGGTGCCGTCGTCCAGCTTCTTGTCGACGCTCGGCTTCTCTCCCTTCAGCAGCTGGATGGCGAGCTCGGATGCGGCGTCAGCCTCGAGCGTGAACGGCTTGTAGACCGTGGCGGTCTGCTTGCCCAGGAGCACGTTCTGCAGGCCGGCCGTCGAGGCATCCTGTCCGGACACGGGGACCGTGAGTCCGTTCTTGTCGAGGATGGTGATGACGCCGGCTGCGTTGGTGTCGTTGGCGACCCACACTGCATCGACCTTGCCGCCCAGAGCAGTCAGAGCCTGCTCGAAGTTGGTGGCGCTCTTGTCGCCGTCCCAGATGCCGGCAGGCTCCTGCGCGGGCTTGATGCCGGCAGCGGCCATCACCTCGTCTGCGCCGTCGTGGAACATCTTGGCGTTGCCGTCGGCCGGGTCGCCGCCCATGTAGACGACCACCGCTGAAGCCGGGTCCTTGCCCGCGGCCGCGAGGCCGTCGACGATCGACTGGCCCTCCAGCGCACCCACCTGCTCGTTGTCGAACGAGACGTAGTAGTCGGCGCCCTCGATCGGACGGTCGTAGGCGATGACGGGGATGCCCTCCCCCTTGGCCTTGTCGGCGACGGCGACGGCCGCGCCGTTGTAGTCGACCAGGAGCATGACACCGCAGCCCTTGCTGAGCTGCTGGTCTGCGATGGTGGCGTACTTGTTGGTGTCGCCCTGGGCGTTCTGGATGTCCGCCTCGAAGCCGGCGTCCTTGATGGCCTTTTCAAGCGCGGGCCGGTCGCCGTTCTCCCAACGCGGCGAGCTGGTCGCATCGGGGAGGATGACGCAGGCACGTGACGCGGACGTGTTCTCGGTCGAGCCCCCGCCTCCACCGCTCGACGAGCAGCCAGTGAGCAGGAGCGCGGATGCGCCTGCGATTGCAGCGATTGAGATCAATGAAGATTTCTTCACTACTCTCCCCTTCTGTCGTTGAGGCTTCCTTGCCTCACCAGGGTCCACTGTCGGCGTTGAACAGCGGGCACCCCATAGTGCCCCCTTTCGATTCTGGCGATCGCAATTTGTTGCCAAATACCTCATAACGGTTTGGTAACGCCCCCACGGTCCGATGGGCGCCTCCGATCACCGCATCTTCGGGGCCTTCCACGGAGATGTACCCCGTCGGAACCGGCGGGAAGCAGGCGGTCGGACTCCTCGCCTCTGCGGCCGAAAGAGGCGACAGGAGCGGCGGAGAGCAGCGGCCCCGTCGCGCATCGCCGGGGTCCGTGCCACACCGTGTCGGCACGAGCTCGGGCGTCGGATGCAGCCCCGCGTACCCCTCACCGCGGTCGCAAGCTTGTCTCACATGGGGTCGCAGTGAGGCTCGCGGGCTCGGGGGCCCGCCGGCGTGCGTACCCACCGCATCCCGCATCGTCAACCCAGTGCCGTTACCGCCGACCATGAGGCAACGTGGGAACAAGCGATCACTCGAGGAGGACCCCATGTCACCAGATGCCACGGATGACGAACGCAACAACGTGTCCCCGACCGCCGAGTCGGCCGAACAGGCTCCGGAATCAGAGGTGCCGGACGACGAGGAACTCGACGAGCCGAGCACGGAGAACGAGCCGGGCGAGGAGCCACGAGCGCCGAAGCCCGACGACTCGGAACCCGACCACGAGGCCATCGGCATCGGCGTGATCGATGGGCCATCCGAGCCCTAGGCAGTCGCTCCCGACAGAGCACCACGCTCGAGCGCCGTCCGAGGCGCCGGCGCTTCCGGTGTCCCGGTGCAACGCTTCCTGAGCAGGTCGATTCAGTGATCTGTGTGGGCAGGTTCGTTCCGCCTCACCAGGCTCGACACTCCGGCGATGAACGCGACGACGGCAAGGCCGAGAACGAGTCCGAAGACCGCTGACGCAGCTGTGTCGGCCAGCCAGACGACGATCGGACCTGCCGGCTCGATCGCGTGCGTCATGGACTCGAGGATGTGGTGAGGCGTGGTCCAGAAGGTCTCCCCCAGGTTCGCGATCACCAAGTGTCCGCCGACCCACAGCATGGCAACAGTGCCGACGATGCTGATCACCCGGAACACGAGGGGCATCGACGCCACGATGCGCACGCCGGTGCGCCGGACGCCTCGCGCGGGACTCTTCATCAGTCTCAGTCCGATGTCGTCGATCTTGACCAGCAGACCCACGGTTCCGTAGACCAGCACCGTCATGCCGAGTCCGATTGCCGCCAGGGCTGCGAGCGTCATCCAGATTCCGAGATCGGGACCGAGACTGTCGAGTGCGATGAGCATGATCTCGGTACTGAGAATGAGATCGGTGCGGATGGCGCCGAACACGAGCTTGCGCTCGTCACGCGGCTCCGCCGTCTCACTGGCGTGATGCGCGCCGAACCATTCGGTGACCTTCTCCGCACCCTCGAAGCACAGGTACGTGCCGCCGATGATGAGGAGGAAGGGCAGCACCCAGGGCGCGAACGCGGAGAGCAGGAGTGCGAGCGGGATGATGATGACGAACTTGTTGAAGAGGCTGCCGAGTGCGATGCGCCAGACGACGGGCAGTTCGCGCGCGGGCGTGAGGCCCTGCACGTATTGCGGTGTGACGGCGGCATCGTCGATGACGACGCCCGCAGTCTTGGCGCTCGCCTTGAGGGCGGCGGTGAGGACGTCGTCCACGATCGCGAGCAGACCGACTGACATTGTTCTCCTTCGACGAGCGTGCTGACATCCATCAGAGCGGGGCGACGCGTCCGCAGCAACGGCAGGCGTGGGTGCAGCATCCGTTTGCCATACCCGGTCTACCGCGTCGCTTCTGGTCGCAGAGCCAGAGATCGACATCGGAAGGAGAAGAGGCGCGGGAGTCTCGCCGAGAATGCGGCGCCTGTCAGTGCTGGGGTACCTGGACTCG from Leifsonia sp. Root1293 includes:
- a CDS encoding sugar ABC transporter permease; translation: MTDTISTTNASPDPLSGDLIGSGQEGGVRDQVRAWVSRVRNGEMGALPALSGFVVLMVLFTFLSPYFLTERNFANLLTQAATLVMLGMALVFVILLGEIDLSAGVTSGLTMCIFVVLVNTVHINWMLALLISLATGVLIGTFIGFFVARVGIPSFVVTLGLFLGLQGLELIIIGSGGLYRIQTPEILAIQNSNMPVWAGWVMLAVVLGVSGGTSFWDRARRRRAGVPNRAIALVWIKLGVILAVGGYVVWLLNQNRGQSVGVVQGVPIVVPFVLAILWLGTFVLDRTRFGRYIYAIGGNAEAARRAGIKVVMIRWSAFIICSTLAVVAGLFSVSKVGSVDAAAGRDIVLSGVAAAVVGGVSLFGGRGRLIHAAIGALVIAVITNGLGLLNLPAGVNYVVTGGVLILAATVDAVSRVRAGGSLTRT
- a CDS encoding ATP-binding cassette domain-containing protein, translated to MDVPIIELTDVKKGFGPVSVLKGVNLKAYPGKVTALVGDNGAGKSTLIKGLAGVQPYDDGVVRFNGEPVTLHNPREAAHLGIEVVYQDLALADNLDIVQNMFLGREETRFGTFDEGRMEKDASDTLRSLSVRTVKSVRQKVSSLSGGQRQTVAIARAVLKKAKVVILDEPTAALGVAQTEQVLQLVTRLAEQGVAVIIISHNLADVFKVADYINVLFLGQMVAEVPANETNYDDVVGYITGSRTYPGANA
- a CDS encoding DHA2 family efflux MFS transporter permease subunit; the encoded protein is MENVTKPWPALWALVIGFFMILVDSTIVSIANPSILRDLNTDITAVLWVTSAYLLAYAVPLLITGRLGDRFGPKRIYLIGLVVFTAASLWCGLSGTIEMLIAARVLQGLGAALMTPQTMAVITRIFAPDKRGTAMGLWGAVAGIATLVGPILGGVLVDSLGWEWIFFVNVPVGVVAFVLAWRLVPNLTTHSHSFDWLGVALSGIGMFLVIFGIQEGETYEWGTITGPITVWSLIIAGVAFLVAFVVWQRFNTKEPLLPLDLFTDRNFALSNTAITLVGLSIVAMPLPLAFYYQVARGLEPTQAALMLVPMAVVSGVMAPFIGRLTDRIDPKWIAFTGFTIVALALAWMALIMTPDIELWILLIPNAFLGLGLSGIWAPLASTATRNLPPRQAGAGSGVYNMTRQVGSVFGSAAIAAILNARLAANLPGFDTGAAEQSSGGGQALPAQIADGFTTAMSQSLWLPIVGFAVGAIVVLFFAKPKQTIAWDRPRTGSVPATEAAPAGIAE
- a CDS encoding DUF808 domain-containing protein yields the protein MSVGLLAIVDDVLTAALKASAKTAGVVIDDAAVTPQYVQGLTPARELPVVWRIALGSLFNKFVIIIPLALLLSAFAPWVLPFLLIIGGTYLCFEGAEKVTEWFGAHHASETAEPRDERKLVFGAIRTDLILSTEIMLIALDSLGPDLGIWMTLAALAAIGLGMTVLVYGTVGLLVKIDDIGLRLMKSPARGVRRTGVRIVASMPLVFRVISIVGTVAMLWVGGHLVIANLGETFWTTPHHILESMTHAIEPAGPIVVWLADTAASAVFGLVLGLAVVAFIAGVSSLVRRNEPAHTDH
- a CDS encoding sugar ABC transporter substrate-binding protein, which translates into the protein MISIAAIAGASALLLTGCSSSGGGGGSTENTSASRACVILPDATSSPRWENGDRPALEKAIKDAGFEADIQNAQGDTNKYATIADQQLSKGCGVMLLVDYNGAAVAVADKAKGEGIPVIAYDRPIEGADYYVSFDNEQVGALEGQSIVDGLAAAGKDPASAVVVYMGGDPADGNAKMFHDGADEVMAAAGIKPAQEPAGIWDGDKSATNFEQALTALGGKVDAVWVANDTNAAGVITILDKNGLTVPVSGQDASTAGLQNVLLGKQTATVYKPFTLEADAASELAIQLLKGEKPSVDKKLDDGTPYIAVTPILVGPDEVQSVVTAGDASAADICTADVKAACDEHGVK
- a CDS encoding PadR family transcriptional regulator, translating into MAELTPLGIAALALLAERPMHPYEMYQTLVHRREDRNVKVRPGSLYHAVDRLARAGLVDAVGVDREGNRPERTSYAITDAGRHALDDRVAAMLATPAEEYPEFRHAVAQAHNLPVDEVLALLRSRRTALHDDLDALGLATASIDSKRIPERFWLDVHYQSTMLRAELEWLDTTIERIANGQISWTEAIPHNLTEKNH
- a CDS encoding siderophore-interacting protein, giving the protein MPTTRFTVTATSWITPSLRRVSLRTDDLSGFTGSVFTDRYVKLVFPKPGVEYPDQIDVRELRGTMAPEDLPVVRTYTALHPDVASGTLDIDFVVHGDDGTAGPWAAAAEIGDTLLANGPGGAYRPDPEADWHLLVGDESAVPAMTAALEVLPTDAVAHVIVLIESEEYEPHLPAPAGAAITFVHRNGGTGDGLLTAAVRALEWPGGRVHAFVHGEAQEVMRGVRPYLRSERGLQRDQLSISGYWRRGESEEGFREWKSEFARAEDD